One Actinomycetota bacterium genomic region harbors:
- a CDS encoding PspC domain-containing protein, whose product MSDREQTPDRLTPTGLEDAVDDEPTRRPTGTAPFGGAPASGDDAPASTAPSQQPAGGGPPARSRRRRLVRSRDDRVIAGVCGGIARYLGVDSTIVRVVFVVGAFAFGPGLVAYLVLWIAMPNEPR is encoded by the coding sequence ATGAGCGACCGCGAGCAGACGCCTGACCGGCTGACACCGACCGGTTTGGAAGACGCCGTTGACGACGAGCCGACGCGGCGACCCACCGGGACCGCCCCCTTCGGGGGGGCGCCGGCGTCAGGCGACGACGCTCCCGCCTCGACCGCTCCGTCGCAGCAGCCCGCGGGCGGCGGCCCCCCTGCCCGATCACGGCGACGCCGGCTCGTCCGCAGCCGTGACGACCGCGTGATCGCCGGGGTCTGTGGAGGCATCGCCCGCTATCTGGGCGTCGACTCCACGATCGTGCGGGTCGTGTTCGTCGTCGGGGCGTTCGCGTTCGGCCCTGGCCTGGTGGCCTACCTGGTCCTGTGGATCGCCATGCCCAACGAACCCCGTTGA
- a CDS encoding ribonuclease HI codes for MSDLTCERCGTSFAVPDDVRSRYPGWTPRYCRSCHREVSGAPGGQARGDMPRRAVEENLTLAEVLSRYSGGPDSGVFTDGSANPNPGPGGWGAVYVVGGEVVAQDHGHDPDTTNNRMELTAVIRGCDLVPPATQATVYTDSRLVHDTITKWAAGWERRGWTRKAGEVSNLDLVKEAYRRFQERPELRIEWIPAHAGNRWNEYADSLSTAYTREQL; via the coding sequence ATGTCGGATTTGACCTGCGAACGCTGTGGCACGAGCTTCGCAGTCCCCGACGACGTGCGCAGCCGGTACCCGGGCTGGACCCCGCGGTACTGCCGGTCGTGCCACCGGGAGGTGTCCGGCGCTCCCGGGGGGCAGGCCAGAGGCGACATGCCGCGACGTGCTGTCGAGGAGAACCTGACGCTGGCCGAGGTGCTGTCGCGGTACAGCGGCGGTCCGGACAGCGGTGTGTTCACCGACGGCAGCGCCAACCCCAACCCGGGGCCGGGTGGTTGGGGGGCGGTGTACGTGGTGGGCGGTGAGGTCGTCGCACAGGACCACGGCCACGATCCCGACACGACCAACAACCGGATGGAGCTGACAGCCGTGATCCGCGGCTGCGATCTCGTGCCCCCGGCGACGCAGGCGACGGTGTACACCGACAGTCGGCTGGTGCACGACACGATCACGAAGTGGGCCGCCGGCTGGGAGAGACGCGGCTGGACCCGCAAGGCCGGCGAGGTCTCCAACCTGGATCTCGTCAAGGAGGCGTACCGCCGGTTCCAGGAGCGTCCCGAGCTGCGCATCGAGTGGATCCCCGCACACGCCGGGAACCGCTGGAACGAGTACGCCGACTCGTTGTCGACCGCCTACACCCGCGAACAGCTGTGA
- a CDS encoding TerC family protein translates to MQHAAAPEIGAILAQQSATGDVPLWAWVAFLCATVSFLLLDLLVFHREAHRVATREAAVASAAWIGLGLLFAVVVWAWMGAQATQEYLTGYLIEKSLSVDNLFVFVLIFSYFRVPNKYQHRVLFYGILGAFVFRGLFIALGAALLARFSWVAFLFGGFLIYTAYRLATHEGVEVDPAENPVLNLVRRVIPMTHSFHGQKLFVRGSELTEEEIGHRSSRRAVLATPLFAVLVVIETTDIIFAVDSIPAIFGITRNTFLVFSSNAMALLGLRALYFLLADLVARFRYLDIGLALILGIVGVKLIYEELVHLQDAGRVHLPEWTVVHIPPWAPLVLVAVVLTVATVMSVRHPLPDEEIERRLQQARRSEPPVETSPQEAGTTPGE, encoded by the coding sequence GTGCAACACGCGGCCGCCCCGGAGATCGGGGCGATCCTCGCACAGCAGTCCGCGACCGGTGATGTCCCGCTGTGGGCGTGGGTCGCGTTCCTCTGCGCGACGGTGTCGTTCCTCCTCCTCGACCTGCTGGTGTTCCACCGCGAGGCACATCGGGTCGCCACCCGCGAGGCGGCGGTGGCGTCCGCCGCGTGGATCGGGCTCGGACTGCTGTTCGCGGTCGTGGTCTGGGCGTGGATGGGTGCACAGGCCACACAGGAGTACCTCACCGGGTACCTGATCGAGAAGAGCCTGTCGGTCGACAACCTCTTCGTCTTCGTCCTGATCTTCAGCTACTTCCGCGTCCCCAACAAGTACCAGCACCGGGTCCTGTTCTACGGGATCCTCGGCGCGTTCGTCTTCCGGGGTCTGTTCATCGCCCTCGGCGCGGCTCTGCTGGCGAGGTTCTCGTGGGTGGCGTTCCTGTTCGGGGGCTTCCTGATCTACACCGCCTACCGGCTCGCCACACACGAAGGGGTCGAGGTCGACCCGGCTGAGAACCCCGTGCTGAACCTCGTCCGACGTGTGATCCCCATGACCCACAGCTTCCACGGTCAGAAGCTGTTCGTGCGCGGGTCCGAGCTCACCGAGGAGGAGATCGGGCACCGCTCCAGCCGCCGAGCTGTGTTGGCCACGCCGCTGTTCGCCGTGCTGGTGGTGATCGAGACGACCGACATCATCTTCGCCGTGGACTCCATCCCGGCGATCTTCGGGATCACCCGCAACACCTTCCTGGTGTTCTCGTCCAACGCGATGGCGTTGCTGGGACTGCGTGCCCTGTACTTCCTCCTGGCGGACCTGGTCGCGCGTTTCCGCTACCTGGATATCGGCCTGGCGCTGATCCTGGGGATCGTCGGGGTGAAGCTGATCTACGAGGAGTTGGTCCACCTCCAAGACGCGGGACGGGTCCACCTGCCGGAGTGGACGGTCGTGCACATCCCCCCGTGGGCGCCGCTGGTCCTGGTCGCCGTCGTGCTGACGGTTGCGACCGTCATGTCGGTGCGCCACCCGCTCCCCGACGAGGAGATCGAGCGTCGGCTGCAGCAGGCACGACGGTCCGAGCCGCCCGTCGAGACGTCACCGCAGGAGGCGGGAACGACACCGGGGGAGTAG
- a CDS encoding PAC2 family protein, with product MELLRFDGPLDETLVEPVMVVALDGWTDAGRCGSLAAETLQAQWHAQVVASFDGDALYDYRDRRPILSIDRGILGEPTWPSLDVFHLHAGADNDVLLVQGGEPDFAWQQLCADIVELATHTGAQRYVGLGAVPAPVPHTRPTRLATTGSDEELLDRFGRPHERLTVPASCQVIIEAALRDAGLRTLGLWARIPHYVAGEYPAGALALLDELATVIASGLDLSELRADADAHRQRLDLAAGSSDEISSHIQQLETAYDADVEAEATFGPLPSGDEIAAEFEQFLRRQSEPDDH from the coding sequence ATGGAACTGCTCCGCTTCGATGGGCCACTCGACGAGACGCTGGTCGAGCCGGTCATGGTCGTGGCGTTGGACGGGTGGACCGACGCGGGCAGGTGCGGGTCGTTGGCGGCGGAGACCCTGCAGGCGCAGTGGCACGCCCAGGTCGTGGCGTCCTTCGACGGCGACGCCCTGTACGACTACCGCGACCGGCGTCCGATCCTGTCCATCGATCGTGGGATCCTCGGCGAGCCGACGTGGCCGTCGCTCGACGTCTTCCACCTGCACGCCGGGGCGGACAACGACGTGCTGCTGGTGCAAGGCGGTGAGCCGGATTTCGCCTGGCAGCAGCTGTGCGCCGACATCGTCGAGCTCGCCACCCACACCGGTGCGCAGCGCTACGTGGGGTTGGGAGCCGTGCCGGCACCGGTCCCCCACACCCGCCCGACCCGGCTCGCGACGACCGGGAGTGACGAGGAGCTGCTCGACCGGTTCGGGCGGCCCCACGAGCGGTTGACGGTCCCGGCGTCCTGCCAGGTGATCATCGAAGCGGCCCTCCGCGACGCGGGTCTGCGCACGTTGGGCCTGTGGGCGCGCATCCCCCACTACGTCGCCGGCGAGTACCCCGCCGGGGCGTTGGCGCTACTCGACGAGCTGGCCACGGTCATCGCGTCGGGCCTGGACCTGTCCGAGTTGCGCGCCGACGCCGACGCACACCGTCAGCGGCTGGATCTCGCGGCGGGGAGCAGCGACGAGATCTCGTCGCACATCCAGCAGTTGGAGACCGCCTACGACGCCGATGTCGAGGCCGAAGCCACCTTCGGACCGCTGCCCAGCGGCGACGAGATCGCCGCGGAGTTCGAGCAGTTCCTGCGGCGCCAGAGCGAGCCTGACGACCACTGA
- the lat gene encoding L-lysine 6-transaminase → MVDPRDVLRTLGRHLLTEGFDFVLDTTASHGVWLVDARDGSEHLDLFSFFASNALGMNHPALAADEEFRASLTDVALNKPSNSDIYSVELARFTDTFERVLGDPALPRYFFIEGGAMAVENALKVAFDWKSQRNEQAGRSPDLGTRVLHLQGAFHGRSGYTMSITDTEPMKTARFPRFDWPRVPVPAVRFPLDDHLAEVEHAEERALQEAAAAFARYAHDIACFIAEPIQGEGGDNHMRGLFLQRMQDLCHEHDALFVLDEVQTGVGLTGSRWCYEQLGLEPDIVAYGKKVHVGGIMAGRRVEEVAWNALRTPSRLNSTFGGNLTDMVRATRILEVLHADRLAERAAASGKVLVELLTELAAEHPQMVGNVRGRGLMCAFDLPDRSTRDAVRQRLFDEERVMMLGCGERSLRFRPPLTIEGDELRVGVDAIDRILARL, encoded by the coding sequence ATGGTCGATCCGCGCGATGTCCTGCGCACGCTGGGTCGCCACCTGTTGACCGAAGGCTTCGACTTCGTCCTGGATACAACAGCGAGCCACGGGGTGTGGCTCGTGGACGCCCGCGACGGCAGCGAGCACCTCGACCTGTTCTCGTTCTTCGCCTCGAACGCACTGGGGATGAACCACCCTGCCCTGGCCGCCGATGAGGAGTTCCGTGCGTCGCTGACGGACGTCGCGCTGAACAAACCGTCGAACTCCGACATCTACAGCGTGGAGCTCGCCCGCTTCACCGACACGTTCGAGCGCGTCCTGGGCGACCCGGCGCTGCCCCGGTACTTCTTCATCGAAGGCGGGGCCATGGCGGTGGAGAACGCGCTGAAGGTCGCGTTCGACTGGAAGTCACAACGCAACGAGCAGGCGGGCCGCTCACCCGACCTCGGGACGCGGGTGCTGCACCTGCAGGGGGCGTTCCACGGCCGTAGCGGCTACACCATGTCGATCACCGACACGGAGCCGATGAAGACCGCCCGGTTCCCCCGGTTCGACTGGCCACGCGTACCGGTTCCGGCCGTGCGCTTCCCGCTCGACGACCACCTGGCCGAGGTGGAGCACGCCGAGGAGCGAGCGCTTCAAGAAGCCGCCGCAGCGTTCGCCCGGTACGCGCACGACATCGCGTGCTTCATCGCCGAACCGATCCAGGGGGAGGGTGGCGACAACCACATGCGCGGCCTGTTCCTGCAGCGGATGCAGGACCTGTGCCACGAGCACGATGCGTTGTTCGTCCTCGACGAGGTCCAGACGGGCGTCGGCCTGACGGGTTCGCGCTGGTGCTACGAGCAGCTCGGCCTCGAGCCGGACATCGTCGCCTACGGCAAGAAGGTGCACGTCGGGGGGATCATGGCCGGGCGGCGCGTCGAGGAGGTCGCGTGGAACGCCTTGCGGACGCCCTCCCGGCTCAACTCCACCTTCGGTGGGAACCTCACGGACATGGTCCGCGCCACGCGGATCCTGGAGGTGCTCCACGCTGACCGGCTGGCCGAGCGGGCGGCCGCGTCCGGGAAGGTCCTGGTCGAACTGCTCACGGAACTCGCCGCCGAGCACCCGCAGATGGTCGGCAACGTCCGCGGGCGTGGCTTGATGTGCGCGTTCGACCTGCCGGATCGCTCGACCCGCGACGCGGTGCGCCAACGGCTGTTCGACGAGGAACGCGTGATGATGCTCGGCTGCGGTGAACGCAGTTTGCGGTTCCGTCCTCCGCTGACGATCGAGGGTGACGAGCTCCGCGTCGGAGTCGACGCGATCGACCGGATCCTCGCCCGGCTGTGA
- a CDS encoding carbohydrate kinase family protein, whose amino-acid sequence MRIAVTGSIANDYLMRFPGRFSELIIADQLDRLSLSFLVDELEVRRGGVAANICFGMAQLGLRPVLVGAAGHDFADYRAWLERHGVDAHSVHISDLKHTARFHCTTDIDNRQIASFYAGAMEEARLIELAPVVERLGGIDLVVISPNDPHAMLRHTDEVRRAGIAFVADPSQQLARMAGPEIRRLVDGAAYLITNDYERTILESKTGWSHAEVLARVGVCVTTHGPKGCEIETAGRPALHVPACPENEVVDPTGVGDGFRAGFLTAHAWGLTPQRSAQTGSLLATLVLESVGTQQYVVEPNAFLERLARAYGQDAADDVAPHIATGV is encoded by the coding sequence ATGCGGATCGCCGTCACCGGCTCGATCGCCAACGACTACCTGATGCGGTTCCCCGGCCGCTTCAGCGAGCTGATCATCGCCGACCAGCTGGATCGGCTCTCGCTCAGCTTCCTGGTTGACGAGCTCGAGGTGCGGCGCGGTGGCGTCGCGGCGAACATCTGCTTCGGCATGGCGCAGCTCGGTCTCCGCCCCGTCCTGGTCGGAGCCGCCGGGCACGACTTCGCCGATTACCGCGCCTGGCTCGAGCGACACGGCGTGGACGCACACTCGGTGCACATCTCCGACCTGAAGCACACCGCCCGCTTCCACTGCACGACCGACATCGACAACCGCCAGATCGCGTCGTTCTACGCCGGGGCGATGGAGGAAGCCCGGCTGATCGAGCTGGCCCCGGTGGTCGAGCGCCTCGGGGGGATCGACCTGGTGGTGATCTCGCCCAACGACCCCCACGCCATGTTGCGCCACACTGACGAGGTCCGCCGAGCCGGGATCGCGTTCGTGGCTGACCCGAGCCAGCAGCTGGCCCGGATGGCGGGCCCCGAGATCCGCCGGCTCGTCGACGGCGCGGCGTACCTGATCACCAACGACTACGAACGCACGATCCTGGAGTCCAAGACCGGCTGGTCACACGCCGAGGTCCTCGCACGGGTCGGGGTCTGCGTCACCACACACGGACCCAAGGGCTGCGAGATCGAGACCGCGGGGCGGCCGGCGTTGCACGTGCCGGCGTGCCCGGAGAACGAGGTCGTCGACCCCACCGGCGTCGGGGACGGCTTCCGGGCGGGGTTCCTGACCGCCCACGCCTGGGGTCTGACCCCGCAACGCTCGGCGCAGACCGGGAGTCTGCTGGCGACGCTCGTCCTCGAGTCGGTCGGTACCCAGCAGTACGTGGTGGAGCCCAACGCGTTCTTGGAGCGCCTGGCACGCGCGTACGGGCAGGACGCCGCCGACGACGTCGCCCCCCACATCGCAACCGGCGTCTGA
- a CDS encoding wax ester/triacylglycerol synthase family O-acyltransferase, giving the protein MERLSGLDAAFLYGETPSVHMHVASAMLFDPSTADVDYSLQRVRDTVQAHLHEIPTFRQRLVFVPFNVHHPVWVNDPGFDLEYHIRSATLPGAGGLDELADFTADVISRPLDRDRPLWEMWYVDGLEDGHIAVVTKIHHAAIDGVSGREIATTLLDTDPDPEISASQETFEPEPIPSDLHLLARAAADRASLPVELAETAYRTVRGALKLGALEFQARRDDSDQPNGDRPPAPFTAPRTRFNASITPHRRVEFVSCELDDIKQVKRAFDVSFNDVVLAVCAGALRRYLAQHGELPGEDLVTWVPIAVRAGGGDAQRNAVSAMITSLATATADPAERLRRVSRSAQIAKRQHLAIGATTLTDWAEFAAPAMFARAARLYSATGMAERHRPLYNVVISNVPGPRRSLYFAGAELLSYYPMGPIIDGGALNISVVSYRDGLFFGLVTCRETVPDVSRLGEYLADSLAELVEAAPTDGSS; this is encoded by the coding sequence ATGGAGCGCCTGTCCGGACTCGACGCTGCCTTCCTGTACGGCGAGACGCCCAGCGTCCACATGCACGTGGCGTCCGCGATGCTGTTCGATCCGTCGACGGCAGACGTGGACTACTCCCTACAGCGGGTGCGCGACACCGTCCAGGCCCACCTGCACGAGATTCCCACGTTCCGGCAGCGGTTGGTGTTCGTTCCTTTCAACGTGCATCACCCGGTGTGGGTCAACGACCCCGGCTTCGACCTCGAGTACCACATCCGGTCCGCGACGCTGCCCGGCGCCGGCGGCCTCGACGAGCTGGCCGACTTCACGGCCGACGTGATCAGCCGGCCCTTGGATCGCGACCGGCCGCTGTGGGAGATGTGGTACGTCGATGGGCTCGAGGACGGCCACATCGCCGTGGTCACCAAGATCCACCACGCCGCGATCGACGGCGTCTCTGGCCGCGAGATCGCGACCACGCTGCTGGACACCGACCCCGATCCCGAGATCAGCGCATCGCAGGAGACGTTCGAACCCGAGCCGATCCCGTCCGACCTGCACCTGTTGGCGCGTGCCGCCGCCGACCGGGCGAGCCTGCCCGTCGAGCTGGCCGAGACCGCCTACCGCACCGTCCGAGGCGCGCTGAAGCTGGGCGCTCTGGAGTTCCAAGCCCGACGAGATGACAGCGATCAGCCCAACGGCGACCGGCCGCCGGCACCGTTCACCGCCCCGCGTACGCGTTTCAACGCGTCGATCACCCCCCACCGCCGGGTGGAGTTCGTCTCGTGCGAACTCGACGACATCAAGCAGGTCAAGCGCGCGTTCGACGTCTCGTTCAACGACGTGGTCCTGGCCGTCTGCGCCGGAGCCCTCCGCCGCTACCTCGCCCAGCACGGCGAGCTCCCCGGCGAGGACCTCGTCACGTGGGTCCCGATCGCGGTCCGCGCTGGTGGCGGCGACGCCCAGCGCAACGCGGTATCGGCGATGATCACCTCGCTGGCCACCGCCACAGCCGACCCGGCCGAGCGTCTGCGTCGGGTGTCGCGGAGCGCTCAGATCGCCAAGCGGCAACACCTGGCGATCGGCGCGACCACGTTGACCGACTGGGCGGAGTTCGCCGCCCCGGCGATGTTCGCGCGGGCCGCCCGCCTGTACTCGGCCACCGGGATGGCCGAACGGCACCGGCCCTTGTACAACGTCGTGATCTCGAACGTCCCCGGGCCCCGGCGGTCGCTGTACTTCGCCGGCGCCGAGCTGCTCAGCTACTACCCGATGGGTCCGATCATCGACGGGGGCGCGCTCAACATCAGCGTGGTCAGCTACCGCGACGGGCTGTTCTTCGGGCTGGTCACCTGCCGCGAGACCGTCCCGGACGTGTCCCGGTTGGGCGAGTACCTCGCCGACAGCCTCGCCGAGCTGGTGGAGGCCGCCCCGACCGACGGATCGTCGTGA
- the serC gene encoding phosphoserine transaminase encodes MIDLTIPRELLPRDGRFGSGPSKVRPEAVAALAERGVALLGTSHRQAPVRGLVTRLQEGLATLFDLPHGYEVVLGVGGATALFDAAAFGLVRHRSLHYVFGEFSGKFAAAIAAAPWLDDPVRVAADPGTRPDLIGHDGVDVQVVTHNETSTGVAMDVIRPDGGALVVVDATSGAAGLPVDVSQADVYYFSLQKGFGSEGGLWVALVSPAGLARIEELGAERYVPAFLDLRTAVDNSRKHQTYNTPAIATVFLAVEQVEWLLECGGLKWATHQCATKADHLYGWAEKVDYATPFVADPAARSAVVGTIDLAGVTADDVNAVLRRNGIVDTGAYRKLGRNQLRVGMFPSVTLEDVVAYTACVDWVVERLA; translated from the coding sequence ATGATCGATCTCACGATCCCCCGTGAGCTGCTCCCACGCGACGGTCGCTTCGGGAGCGGGCCGAGCAAGGTCCGACCCGAGGCGGTCGCTGCTCTGGCCGAACGCGGCGTCGCGCTGCTGGGCACGTCGCACCGGCAGGCCCCCGTCCGTGGCCTCGTGACGCGGTTGCAGGAGGGCCTGGCCACCCTCTTCGACCTCCCGCACGGGTACGAGGTCGTGCTCGGGGTCGGCGGGGCGACCGCCTTGTTCGACGCCGCTGCGTTCGGTCTGGTGCGCCACCGCAGCCTGCATTACGTCTTCGGCGAGTTCTCGGGCAAGTTCGCCGCTGCGATCGCGGCTGCGCCTTGGCTCGACGACCCCGTGCGGGTCGCGGCAGACCCGGGGACCCGGCCGGATCTGATCGGCCACGACGGCGTCGACGTCCAGGTCGTCACCCACAACGAAACCTCCACCGGGGTCGCGATGGACGTGATCCGTCCCGACGGCGGCGCGCTGGTGGTGGTGGACGCGACCTCGGGCGCGGCGGGGCTCCCGGTCGACGTCTCCCAGGCCGACGTGTACTACTTCAGTCTGCAGAAGGGCTTCGGGTCCGAGGGGGGACTCTGGGTCGCGCTCGTCTCACCGGCGGGGCTGGCGCGCATCGAGGAGCTGGGCGCCGAACGGTACGTCCCCGCGTTCTTGGACCTGCGAACGGCCGTCGACAACTCCCGCAAGCATCAGACGTACAACACGCCGGCCATCGCCACGGTCTTCCTCGCCGTGGAGCAGGTCGAGTGGTTGCTGGAGTGCGGAGGCTTGAAGTGGGCGACCCACCAGTGCGCCACGAAGGCGGATCACCTGTACGGCTGGGCGGAGAAGGTCGACTACGCCACCCCGTTCGTCGCCGACCCCGCCGCACGCTCCGCCGTCGTGGGGACGATCGACCTCGCCGGGGTCACAGCTGACGATGTCAACGCCGTCCTGCGCCGCAACGGCATCGTCGACACCGGCGCCTACCGCAAGCTCGGTCGCAACCAGCTGCGGGTCGGGATGTTCCCGTCCGTCACGCTCGAGGACGTCGTGGCCTACACCGCCTGTGTGGACTGGGTCGTCGAGCGGCTGGCGTGA
- a CDS encoding pyridoxal phosphate-dependent aminotransferase, whose protein sequence is MPDTTLAARVRRIEASVTLAVTAKARALRAAGEPVIGFGAGEPDLPSPDHVVEAAQRACADPAMHHYSAAPGLGSLREAIAEKTARDSGLEASPATVVVTNGAKQALYETFQVLLDPGDEVLLVAPYWVTYPEQIALAGGRTVVVPTDAGSGYRASVEELDAAVTDRTKALMFVSPSNPTGAVYPPEEVAAIGRWAAGRGLWVVTDEIYEHLVYGDARFVSMPVVAPEVADHCVVVNGVSKTYSMTGWRVGWLIAPVEVADAAATVQSHLSSNVANVAQAAATAALTGPQDRVAEMRVAYDRRRTVTVDRLRAIDGVVCPEPHGGFYVFPDCSRLLGMEFGGRRVDSTVELAEVLLDVAKVAVVPGEGFGAPGGLRISYALGDDELIEGLERLTQALAR, encoded by the coding sequence ATGCCCGATACCACCCTGGCCGCCCGTGTCCGTCGCATCGAGGCTTCTGTGACGCTCGCGGTGACGGCCAAGGCTCGGGCGCTGAGAGCCGCCGGTGAACCGGTGATCGGCTTCGGTGCCGGAGAGCCGGATCTTCCCAGCCCCGACCACGTCGTCGAGGCGGCACAGCGCGCGTGCGCCGACCCGGCGATGCACCACTACAGCGCTGCTCCGGGACTGGGCAGCCTGCGCGAGGCCATCGCCGAGAAGACGGCGCGGGACTCGGGACTGGAGGCGTCCCCGGCCACGGTCGTGGTGACCAACGGTGCCAAGCAGGCCCTGTACGAGACGTTCCAGGTCCTGCTCGACCCTGGGGACGAGGTGCTGCTGGTGGCCCCGTACTGGGTGACCTACCCCGAGCAGATCGCACTTGCCGGAGGCCGGACCGTCGTCGTGCCGACCGACGCCGGCTCCGGGTACCGGGCCTCGGTCGAGGAGCTCGACGCGGCCGTCACCGACCGCACCAAGGCGTTGATGTTCGTCTCGCCATCCAACCCCACCGGCGCCGTCTACCCCCCCGAGGAGGTCGCCGCGATCGGTCGGTGGGCGGCGGGGCGCGGTCTGTGGGTGGTCACCGACGAGATCTACGAGCATCTGGTCTACGGCGATGCCCGATTCGTGTCGATGCCGGTGGTGGCCCCGGAGGTGGCCGACCACTGCGTGGTGGTCAACGGCGTCTCCAAGACGTACTCGATGACGGGGTGGCGGGTCGGTTGGCTCATCGCCCCGGTCGAGGTGGCCGACGCGGCCGCCACCGTCCAGAGCCACCTGTCCAGCAACGTCGCGAACGTCGCCCAGGCTGCCGCAACCGCCGCGCTCACCGGCCCCCAGGACCGGGTCGCCGAGATGCGCGTCGCCTACGACCGGCGGCGGACCGTGACCGTCGACCGGCTGAGGGCGATCGACGGAGTCGTCTGTCCCGAGCCCCACGGTGGCTTCTACGTCTTCCCGGACTGTTCGCGGTTGCTGGGGATGGAGTTCGGCGGCCGTCGGGTCGACTCCACCGTCGAGCTCGCCGAGGTCCTGCTAGACGTCGCCAAGGTGGCGGTCGTCCCCGGCGAGGGCTTCGGCGCCCCGGGGGGCCTGAGGATCAGCTACGCGCTCGGCGACGACGAACTCATCGAAGGGCTCGAGCGGTTGACGCAGGCGCTGGCCCGGTAG
- the nhaA gene encoding Na+/H+ antiporter NhaA, with protein sequence MSPNSPPDDERAGLPSAIRPSWSKSSRTVPTAVVQPVIEFMRTEASGGIVMLVAALAALIWANSPWSASYEALIGTQLAIQLGRIGLLDHTVQEWVNDALMVIFFFLVGLEIKRELVVGELRDPRAAALPALAALGGMVVPALIYVAFNAGTPASRGWGIPMATDIAFAIGVVSLVGTRVPVSAKLFLLALAIVDDIGAILVIAVFYTADVSARWLAVAVAGLLLVVVMQRVHVRAGLLYIVAGTVVWLAMLESGVHATIAGVALGLLTPTASFYRPEEFAPAARRLIERIDAYSGDPGQPQDVRITERTQALLGDVERLAHESVSPLYRLEHKLAPWSSFVVVPIFAFANAGVRISGEALGGAVGDPVVVGVFLGLLVGKVIGVTAAAWLGVRLGVARLPDGTGWRQVFGLGLLAGIGFTVALFVTALAFDDPDLAASAKLGIFAASLVAGAVGFAWLRFVPREDRPDTDLGS encoded by the coding sequence ATGTCGCCGAACAGCCCGCCCGACGACGAGCGGGCGGGCCTGCCCAGCGCCATCCGGCCGAGCTGGTCCAAGTCGTCTCGGACGGTGCCCACAGCGGTCGTCCAGCCCGTCATCGAGTTCATGCGCACGGAGGCGTCCGGCGGGATCGTCATGCTCGTTGCTGCGCTGGCAGCGCTGATCTGGGCCAACTCCCCGTGGAGCGCGTCGTACGAGGCGCTGATCGGAACGCAGCTCGCGATCCAGCTGGGGCGGATCGGCCTGCTCGACCACACCGTGCAGGAGTGGGTCAACGACGCGTTGATGGTGATCTTCTTCTTCCTGGTCGGTCTCGAGATCAAACGCGAGCTCGTGGTCGGCGAGCTCCGCGACCCGCGCGCCGCGGCCCTCCCCGCACTGGCCGCGTTGGGCGGCATGGTGGTCCCGGCGCTGATCTACGTCGCGTTCAACGCCGGCACCCCCGCCAGCCGCGGGTGGGGGATCCCGATGGCGACGGACATCGCGTTCGCCATCGGGGTGGTGTCGCTGGTCGGCACCCGGGTCCCGGTCAGCGCCAAACTGTTCCTGCTGGCGCTGGCGATCGTCGATGACATCGGTGCGATCCTGGTCATCGCGGTGTTCTACACCGCCGACGTGTCGGCACGGTGGCTCGCTGTTGCGGTGGCCGGACTCCTGCTGGTCGTCGTCATGCAGCGTGTTCACGTCCGCGCCGGGCTGCTCTACATCGTCGCCGGGACGGTGGTGTGGCTCGCGATGCTGGAGTCCGGTGTGCACGCCACCATCGCCGGCGTTGCGCTGGGTCTGCTCACGCCGACCGCGTCGTTCTACCGACCCGAGGAGTTCGCGCCGGCTGCTCGTCGGCTCATCGAACGCATCGACGCGTACAGCGGCGACCCCGGTCAACCTCAGGACGTCCGGATCACGGAACGCACGCAGGCGTTGTTAGGCGACGTCGAGCGCCTCGCTCACGAGTCGGTCTCACCACTGTACCGTCTCGAGCACAAGCTCGCGCCGTGGAGCAGCTTCGTCGTGGTCCCGATCTTCGCGTTCGCCAACGCTGGGGTGCGGATCTCGGGGGAGGCGCTCGGGGGGGCGGTCGGCGATCCGGTCGTCGTCGGGGTGTTCCTGGGTCTGCTGGTCGGGAAGGTGATCGGCGTCACCGCCGCGGCGTGGCTCGGCGTGCGACTGGGCGTCGCACGCCTGCCGGACGGCACCGGATGGCGGCAGGTGTTCGGCCTGGGACTGCTGGCCGGCATCGGGTTCACCGTGGCGTTGTTCGTGACGGCGCTGGCGTTCGATGATCCCGACCTCGCCGCGAGCGCCAAGCTCGGGATCTTCGCCGCGTCGCTGGTGGCCGGTGCGGTGGGCTTCGCCTGGCTGCGCTTCGTGCCGCGCGAGGACAGGCCGGATACCGACCTGGGAAGCTGA